tttgtttggtttattaaataaagtaaCAATAACAATCAGGCAGCCAATCATAAAGCTATTAAAATATGATTGAAACTAACAAGACATCCACTGAAGTccgaacttttttattttggagcTGCAATTTGGATTGGCAAACAAAAGACTTGGGAAACGAACTTGAGAGAGCGTGCAGCTCGCAGCAGATCATTTGCATTGCGGCGGCCTAATTGCAACATCCCTTTGGTTTtaagttttcctttttttctatttttaagctgGGAAATTGGCAGGCAATCGGCAATCGACGATAAGGATAAGTAGGGTAAGTATTGGCCAAATCGGAGCACGCACATCGTCAGTGGCTCTGGAATGCTGCGAATTTTGCCATTGCGGGAAATCTGTACTCCATGTGCTGTGCTGTGCAACATGAcatgacagcagcagcagcgccacAATTGCATGTTATATGGCTACTCAGCTACTCAGCCATTGTATGctaaattacgtatacgcccgAGCGGTCGGTTGGTCGGGGCAAAAGACAAAAGCTGGAGACCAAAGTCAAAAAGCGGGCGGTGTTAATTTCCAGTGACACTGGCGATGTTGCGACCACAGCCGCCCgttatatttacttatttatttatttatttttgtatttctgcGATTGTCAAAAAGCGGAAAGCCGAAAGCCCAAGCCAAAAGCCGAGAGCTGCACCGCGCACCAGTAAAAAGTTTACAATTCTCGGTCGGTTTCACAACAATGGGCAACGGATCATTAGCAATGGCATGATTCACAGCCGCAGTTAAAAAATAACCAAACGAATGTGCCTGTGGAGCCGGGCGGAAAACGCCgactttgtcataattttatttttatttgaagtgCGGCCCAGGAACAGCGCCAGGCCAAGAGTGTTGATAACCTTGTTGACCACAAGAATTTCCAGCGAAACGACAATTTGAATGAGAGCACAGCGAAAAAATCAGATCATAATATGATATGGTGTGATATGATTTGCtctcttaaatatttgttttaccTTATAGATGTCCTATTTTTATAAACGTTACCGATTTTTAgtagaaataatataaacacttaaaaatataaataattcctgacatttttgaaagaataagaaaataaagaatttaaatttcaagttcaatgatatatttttatattattccattttttaataaaagttaaaaactgTTACAAAATGTTGCTTTGacatatttaataaatcacATTAAAATCTGGTAACTGGTTCACAAAACCACATGTAATTTCAGTAAATTGATGATAAATCGTCTTAATATTTCTTACTGTGTGTAAGTTCATTTTATGCTCTGACACCGCGGgcaataaatgaaaatgaaaccgTGAAAACGAGTGTATATGACTGAGTGTGACAAATAAACAATATTGCAAGGCGGAGACATTACCCGGGGCCCCCGGGAACCAGTTACTCCTAAGGAGAAACACTCCCGTTTCCCGCCCATTCCTCGATCCAATTTCAAAGTGTCGCCTTTTGCCAGTTCCGTGAAGAAATCACGTAGCCCGAAAACCAAAAGCTTTGACCTTCAGGTGATTTGCAAGTAATGGTTTTCAGTTCAATTCCGTCTTGCAATTAGCAAATTCTATAAAGACTGCTTTGGCCGGCCAAACAGTGGCAGTAATTAACATAATTCCAAATTTACTATCACTTTTAATTGCTCTGCATTTGCGACTGTTGGCCTTTCCAAACCCACCAGCGATGAGGGATTGCTCGCAAAGCTGCTATTTGTCACATATTCCAAGGCATTCGGCAGTCACGGGCTGGGTTTTTATTGTAATGTTCTCAAAGTAACCATGGCATGGTTCAAATAACTGCCAATAACTATAACTCAAAATTAATACCTTGAAATGTTGGGCTTAGATAAGTGCTAGTTGAGAACTGGTTCATAATTcgtaaaaaatttatattttaaagtggttttaaagtcttttcttttaatttatttttttcttttcagttGTTATAAAATGGCTagcaaatgaaattaagaaaaaagtcTGGATTTTTCAGATCAtaactttgctttttttttggtaaagaaataaattaaatgaaaagttCATATTATAATTtcgataattttaaattaacgcGGTGAAACCTACAGTGTGACCATCAAGTAGCAAAGATAAAAACCCAACACTCTTTTAGCTATTTAAAAGTACATTAGATTTCGGCCCTCGCAGAATGGTCATACTACACCATACACTGCGAATATTCTAGATTTTAAgcgaatttttgataatttaagcgagaccaaaacaaaataaccATGGAGCAGTGCTACAACAGAGGCTGTGGCCAACTCTTCGATCCGGCGACCAACAACGATGGTGGGTTAACTCAGTAATATCAAAGCACATGTCAGATCGGTGTTTACCCCACCTAATCTCTTCCAGAATCATGCCGGCACCATCCGGGGGATCCATTCTTCCACGACGCCTACAAGGGATGGGGCTGCTGCAACAAGAAGTCGGTGGACTTCACCGAGTTCCTCAACATCAAGGGCTGCACTTTGGCGAAGCACTCGAATGTCAAGCCTCCGGAGCCGGAGAAGCCGGTGAAGGATGAATCCGACAAGGATGAGGTCATCGAGGTGCGTGCCCCCATCCGGGAGTCTCTGCCCCGGCCGCCCATTGAAACCCCGTTGACTGTGCTCCAACCCACGGTGGCTCCCGCCTTAAAAGAGATTGTTTTTGCGGCCCAAATCCCAGTGGCCAAGAAATCCAGCGATGCCATCGAAATCGGAACCAGTTGCAAGAACAACGGCTGCACCTACTCCTTTGCGGGCACCAGCAGCGACTTTGCCGAATGCACCTACCATCCGGGAGTGCCCATCTTCCACGAGGGTTTGAAGTTCTGGTCCTGCTGCCAGAAAAGAACCTCGGACTTTGCCCAGTTCATGGCCCAAAAGGGTTGTGCCTACGGTCAGCACAAGTGGGTGAAGGAGGTGGGTTTAGAGCTCCTTGAATAGTTAACAAtcaacttaacttttaatccttTCAGAACGAGGACAAAAAGGTGGTGCAGTGCCGCTACGATTGGCACCAGACGGCCACCAATGTGGTTGTGGCCATTTATGCCAAGAAATATGACCACAGCCAGAGTCTGGTGGAGCTGAATCCCATCAGGCTGCACGTGAACTTGGTATTTCCCGAGCAGGAGAACGCCCGGTTtgatttggacttggaattAAGAGGGGTAAGTCTATATTaaagccctgcgtgaatcattaaatttttgttttatcatagtatgccatgaaatttctgatttggttaatttaatgaatgaatgaataattttttgaatttgccacattttttttgtgctttcttttaagaacaaaaagtggaaaatttttaaaaaatcaatgttaactgcttagaaattaaaattcatgcagatttaatcccaaaattatggccctttcttctttaaaagaaattgtcgtttgaattatttcggaattcatgccattcactCATTTAATTCTATAAaacacaaattttaaattcattcaattctattaagctcaaatttctaattaattcattcatataaaacatataattcaaaataattaattgaatccattcatgcaagGCTATATAATAGACTTCCTTGAAACATTGCTAATCCTTCTATTTCTTTAGATTGTCAATGTGAGCCAAGCCAGTGCACATATGTACGGCACAAAAGTGGAGATTACTCTGCCCAAACTGGAGCCTGGTTCCTGGTCCAACCTGAATTTCCCCAACAAAAAGCTGCCAGCGGCCAAGAAGGGCCAGGATGAAGAGAAGCCAAAGCACGAGGACAGCGACGAGGAGTTCTTCGACCTGGACGACATCAAGTCGGAGACCCACTACCGTCTCTCGGAAATGAGCTTGCAGAACCAAAATAACTTAGATTAATAAACGAGTTGGCATTTAATGTTTATATACACAATACACACGAATATGCCTTGGAGAATCTAACTTAATCATCGTCGTCCTCCGCGCCGGGCACCCAAtcctcatcgtcatcatcatccagATCCAATTCGCCCAGGTCCTGGAACAGAGCCTCATCAATTTTGACGCTCTCAATGCTTTCGCCCGCCTCCAAAAGGAACTTGATGTCCGAGTCGTTGAGCGTGGTGTCCAACATGAAGAGTTCGCGACCAGTTCGCTTCTTGGACACATTGTTCGTCTCCCGCTTGGCCGCAATGCCGGTGGACTCCTCGAAATCGAGCTTCCAGGTGAGGAAGGACTCCACCGTCACCCGGGTGCCCTCGAACTTCTtgcgctcctcctcctccacttcGCGCAGCCTCTGCTCGCGCTGCTCCTCCTGGTGGAACTTGTGCTCGTCCCAGCGCTCGTTCAGCCACTCCTGGGCGCTGCTAACCAGCGAGAAGATCATCTCCATGCCCAGATGCTCCTCGATCGTTTTTTGGAGGTGCTCCAAAAGGCGCGTTTCGAACGAGTCCTCAAAGTTCTCCGGCTCCTCGATCTCCACCACGGGTGCTCCGTCCGGATAGGTGGCTGTGTAGGTGAAGACCAGCTTGCAGCAGAGTCCGTTCTCGGGCTCCTCCGCATTGTACTCCTCCGTGGCAATGGGAATCTGGAATTTGTGGTGTGGCTCCGTGGCGAGAACTGCAATTGGAGTTTTTAGAGCTTGGCTTTTGGGGAAGTAGCATAAACTTACTCTGCATTTCGCCGCAGTATATGGAGTCCAGCGCCTCGACCTCGTTGGTCTGATCCTCCTTGTAGTTCCGGCTCATCTtggaatttcaataaatttaacaaataaataagtcGCCGCTTTGTTTTGAGGTTACTGGCAGCTAACAACTGATGGCGGATGCACGGTCAGACTGCTTGACCGATTAGCTTTatgctatttttaaattaaatttatcaaaactAAAATCTAGggaaataaaatggaatttttaagaataaaaacgataaaatggcagattaaacatttatttaattaagtttatatCTATCATACTTCATCATGCAGCTTGAACGTACCTCAAATAAATGCTTGCCAGTGTTGCCACCCTGACGCTTTACGAGGTTGCCAGATGCCAAGAAAagtatttgaaatattatttacttaatttaaatatacatttataattgtatattcaataacttttatttaataatacaaaacagcattttaacttaaaatatacggccctgttctagttttcacttccgaaagattcacacggaatcgaatttcttaagggggattccctaaactgttgaattgctgaattgttgaaaattcaacaaaaaatttcagcaattaagggaacgacccaaaatggttcctgttgaattttcaaacagctgttatttgttgaaaagtttcacggaacttaaagcatgtaagcatgatttattattgctagttactgtctaaaagtgttagcaaggtaaaaagaaccacaaatatgctttctaagttgattttaaaataaataatgcgtactggtgatactaaaatgttacagagttgccacgacttttaaaaaaaggtgacagctctggcttttcagcaattcaacaaaattttcagcagccccgaggctgatgaattgctgaaatttctgaaagttgactttgtatggaacagctgattaacagctgaccaaaattcaacaattcagcaattcaacagtttagggaatccccctttaGACTAGTTTCAGGACTtacttccgaaagaattgcaaggatttaaatatccctcgttgttactttgttaacttccgaaaaattcacatggaaactttccgccaagcatttgACAGGCGGACTTAAATCCGCTagcatgaaatcaaattcacttccgagtgaaaactggaacaggccggaTAAACTCCTAATTTCACATTCAAACACTTTTATTTTAGGTGAACAAACAGTAttgaacttaaaatttaaaccaaaaaataacattgaAAATCCTTCTTAAAATAAAGGTAACCATTCATGTTTTAGCGTTAACTCTTAATATACTTGATACTGAGATGCTCTGTCGTCCTGCAACTTCCgagtataaatataatatttaaataaatttaccgCTCGGGTGCGTCCAATCTAAATAgggagaaattaaatttaaaaacattcctTAAAGTCTTACTAAACAAATATCTTACTTGTGCACTGTAATGAGATTGCTGGCCTCTACCCTCGTATCTTGGGGCGTTAGGAAACAATACTGACGAGACATCCACTCCAAACCCTCCCCGATCAGAATTTCTGTGATAAACTTACGGTTTACTTCATCCTGAAATAATATGCATTCTTCAAGGTACTCAAAATAATGTCGAATAATAAGTCAACTCACTGTAAACACATCGTATTCGTCGAGGAAGTAGAAGGGATGATCTGAAGTGCTCCAAAGTCCTTTGAGCAAAGAAACCGTGGTAAACGAGCGTTCACCTCCCGATAAGCTTCTCGTGTTGGAAGTTTCATTTCCACTGGGTGGATACACATTGATCTTCCACGTCTTCTCCTTGTCACTGGTCTCAAAGCTAACTTTGAATTGCCGCATAGCAAGTGCTTGCTGTAAATAATCAGAAAAGGTGTTTTATAAGATAAATATAGTGAAGCAGTTACTTAAATTATACctcaaactgaaactgaaccaTGGTAAAGTAGTGATGACGCGATCTCTGGAAGAGCTGCGCCCGCTGATGGTACGCCATGCGTAGCTTCTTGATCACCGAGTCTACGACGGCCAAGTGCCGCGCCTGAAGACCCAGATCCTCGCGCAGCTCAGCCAAGCCTCTCTCCACTTCCTCAGGATTATAGTTCAGCTGCTCCACCTGCTTGATCTTCGACTTGTAGCGACTAATTGACTCCTTTATCTTTTCCTCCGATTGCGTCGTGGCCACAAACTCTCCGAATTTCTCAGCTTCACTGCGAGCCCTTTCCAAATCCCTTAACATGGCCGCCTTCTCGCCGACCAATTTCCGCTCGAGCTGCAGGGTTTTCTCCAAATTGCGAGTGTTTTCCTCGTAGTGAAGGTCCAGGCTGCGGATCTTGCTTTCCACTTCGCGAGTTTCGGTGTCGAGTGTGGAAAGCTTTTCGTGGATCCCCTCAAGGGATCTCTTTTCTGCTGCCTCAGCGGCCTCAAATTCGGCCTTGCTTTCCTGCAATTCAATCAGTTTCTGCTGCAGCTGTTCGCGTTCCTCCTTGCATTTCTCAATTTTCTCACCGCTATCGGCTAAATGGGATTTCTATGGGAAGAACACAATAAATTACTACTTGAAAGTAATATTATATGGCCTTAGAACCTACCAGACGATCATATTCGGGCAGCTCTTGATAGTCAAAGTTTTGCAACTCCATTATCTGCTGCATTGCCCGCTGATTCTTCGCTTGATGCTGGCCAATCATGGCACTCTTCTTCGTAATCTCCTGATGGGTGTTCTCCAGCTGCCTCCTGTGCTGCATGTAGTCTATTTCCAGGGAAGCCTCCTTCTCCTGCAGACCACCTTGCTCCATTTGCAGCTGGCGTATGCGATCGTCTACGTTTATGTGTATGTAGCGTGCAGGATTTATTCTAGTCGAATAGACGGCATAGTTGGGCGACGGTATGTACTCCAATCCCAAATTGGGCACCAGCACGCGCGACAAATGGGGCGGCACATTCTCCGTGTCCGAGGTGAGGAATTCGGCAATCTCCTTGGACTCCGTCACCAGAACCGTTTCGATGCGCAGCATGTCGATGAGGTAGTTCATGACCACAGGATCATCGCAGCTGAAAGATATATTATGAAACATGGATTTC
This portion of the Drosophila takahashii strain IR98-3 E-12201 chromosome 3R, DtakHiC1v2, whole genome shotgun sequence genome encodes:
- the LOC108070092 gene encoding RWD domain-containing protein 1 codes for the protein MSRNYKEDQTNEVEALDSIYCGEMQILATEPHHKFQIPIATEEYNAEEPENGLCCKLVFTYTATYPDGAPVVEIEEPENFEDSFETRLLEHLQKTIEEHLGMEMIFSLVSSAQEWLNERWDEHKFHQEEQREQRLREVEEEERKKFEGTRVTVESFLTWKLDFEESTGIAAKRETNNVSKKRTGRELFMLDTTLNDSDIKFLLEAGESIESVKIDEALFQDLGELDLDDDDDEDWVPGAEDDDD
- the mora gene encoding cysteine and histidine-rich domain-containing protein morgana, yielding MEQCYNRGCGQLFDPATNNDESCRHHPGDPFFHDAYKGWGCCNKKSVDFTEFLNIKGCTLAKHSNVKPPEPEKPVKDESDKDEVIEVRAPIRESLPRPPIETPLTVLQPTVAPALKEIVFAAQIPVAKKSSDAIEIGTSCKNNGCTYSFAGTSSDFAECTYHPGVPIFHEGLKFWSCCQKRTSDFAQFMAQKGCAYGQHKWVKENEDKKVVQCRYDWHQTATNVVVAIYAKKYDHSQSLVELNPIRLHVNLVFPEQENARFDLDLELRGIVNVSQASAHMYGTKVEITLPKLEPGSWSNLNFPNKKLPAAKKGQDEEKPKHEDSDEEFFDLDDIKSETHYRLSEMSLQNQNNLD